The following proteins are co-located in the Palaemon carinicauda isolate YSFRI2023 chromosome 30, ASM3689809v2, whole genome shotgun sequence genome:
- the LOC137623892 gene encoding golgin subfamily A member 6-like protein 22: MEGKLKALEEELRHYKEREQKLIVEKERLLVENERLNWENEVMQKELRELKGTVEKVEECFEMRMKENEERIEKQMEDMMGQVMGMMKTFKGEGAVGGVVSASGNGVIVEEKVKDKYGDSKRVWARELGEYLTGHLLTMDDVIMSVGDVDYESVKKRTIEQDLDLRLMTMEGKLKALEEELRHYKEREQKLIVEKERLLVENERLNWENEVMQKELRELKGTVEKVEECFEMRMKENEERIEKQMEDMMGQVMGMMKTFKGEGAVGGVVSASGNGVIVEEKVKDKYGDSKRVWARELGEYLTGHLLTMDDVIMSVGDVDYESVKKRTIEQEKMRWMQERLTWDDILEIVEDYELDMCMKESKSVSVRTGMKESVIEYGSYKDTFLRGPMRMDDQDLDLRLMTMEGKLKALEEELRHYKEREQKLIVEKERLLVENERLNWENEVMQKELRELKGTVEKVEECFEMRMKENEERIEKQMEDMMGQVMGMMKTFKGEGAVGGVVSASGNGVIVEEKVKVGGNG; encoded by the exons atggaaggcaaattaaaggctttggaggaagaATTGCgtcattataaagaacgggagcagaagttgatagttgagaaagagagattgctagtagagaatgagaggttaaACTGGGAGAATGaagtgatgcagaaggagcttagggagttgaagggaactgtagagaaagtggaagaatgttttgagatgaggatgaaagagaatgaggaacgaattgaGAAacaaatggaagatatgatggggcaagtaatggggatgatgaaaactttcaagggtgagggtgcagtcggaggagtggtttctgcttcgggtaatggggtgatagtggaagagaaggttaag gataagtatggtgatagtaagagagtttgggctagggagttaggagaatatttgactgggcatTTGTTGACGATGGAtgatgtgataatgagtgtaggtgacgttgattatgaaagtgtgaaaaagagaacaattgagcag gatttagatttaaggttgatgacaatggaaggcaaattaaaggctttggaggaagaATTGCgtcattataaagaacgggagcagaagttgatagttgagaaagagaggttgctagtagagaatgagaggttaaACTGGGAGAATGaagtgatgcagaaggagcttagggagttgaagggaactgtagagaaagtggaagaatgttttgagatgaggatgaaagagaatgaggaacgaattgaGAAacaaatggaagatatgatggggcaagtaatggggatgatgaaaactttcaagggtgagggtgcagtcggaggagtggtttctgcttcgggtaatggggtgatagtggaagagaaggttaag gataagtatggtgatagtaagagagtttgggctagggagttaggagaatatttgactgggcatTTGTTGACGATGGAtgatgtgataatgagtgtaggtgacgttgattatgaaagtgtgaaaaagagaacaattgagcag gagaaaatgaggtggatgcaagagagattgacatgggatgatatactagagatagttgaggattatgagttagatatgtgcatgaaagaaagtaaatctgtaagTGTAAGAACAGGAAtgaaagaaagtgtaatagaatatggtagttataaggatacatttttgagagggccaatgaggatggATGATcag gatttagatttaaggttgatgacaatggaaggcaaattaaaggctttggaggaagaATTGCgtcattataaagaacgggagcagaagttgatagttgagaaagagaggttgctagtagagaatgagaggttaaACTGGGAGAATGaagtgatgcagaaggagcttagggagttgaagggaactgtagagaaagtggaagaatgttttgagatgaggatgaaagagaatgaggaacgaattgaGAAacaaatggaagatatgatggggcaagtaatggggatgatgaaaactttcaagggtgagggtgcagtcggaggagtggtttctgcttcgggtaatggggtgatagtggaagagaaggttaaggtaggtggtaATGggtaa